A single genomic interval of Ammospiza caudacuta isolate bAmmCau1 chromosome 19, bAmmCau1.pri, whole genome shotgun sequence harbors:
- the LOC131566294 gene encoding sterile alpha motif domain-containing protein 1-like, with protein sequence MPVSPPHLYRGTVPGSPPHLYRGTDHRHTCTGDSAGVTATPGTVPGSPPHARCWGTVPGSRPHPRGGASAGASPVGHSAGQPRWFPAAHGAVAAVAAPSRPDLRLPPRRRRARQPPAFPSSILDSAPRPRAPSPPRNSARRSRRGML encoded by the exons ATGCCGGTGTCACCGCCTCACCTGTACAGGGGGACAGTGCCGGGGTCACCACCACACCTGTACAGGGGGACAGATCACCGCCACACCTGTACAGGGGACAGTGCCGGGGTCACCGCCACACCT GGGACAGTGCCGGGGTCACCGCCTCACGCGCGCTGCTGGGGGACAGTGCCGGGGTCACGGCCCCACCCGCGTGGCGGTGCCAGTGCCGGAGCCAGCCCCGTGGGACACAGCGCGGGCCAGCCCCGCTGGTTCCCGGCCGCGCACGGAGCGGTGGCCGCGGTGGCCGCCCCGTCCCGCCCGGACCTGCGGctccccccgcgccgccgccgtgCCCGGCAGCCACCGGCATTTCCCTCCTCCATTTTAGACTCGGCTCCTCGGCCCCGCGCTCCGAGCCCACCGCGGAACTCGGCCCGGCGCAGCAGGCGA